The following is a genomic window from Synergistaceae bacterium.
TTCCCGGGTGGTCATGGCCGAGGGAACGGTTCGGGTGTCCAGCTCGAAAACATTGCCGATAAGCTCCTTCTCCTGACTGCGCAGGACGCCCGAAAGAGCTCCGGCCTCCATAACCGCGTAGATCTCGTCGGAGGTGATTTCCTCGTTCCGTTTCTCCGGCATTCCCAGGTGCCTGAAAATCACGGTGGCGGAAGTGTTCAGACTTCTGGAGAAGGGGCTGAACAGGCGCATGAACCGCTTCATGGGCCCGATGAGGCGCATGGCGACGGTTTCGGGCGCAATCATGGCGATGCGCTTGGGAATCAGGTCCGCGAAGAAAACGAAGGCCATGGTCACCGCCGCGAAGGACAGGGCGGAAGCGATGCTGTGGGCCACCGCGGCGTGGATGAAAGACGGAAAAAGCGCGGCCAGCGGAGGCGAAAAATAAGAATCTCCCACAATACCCGCAAGAATTGCTACTCCGTTCACGCCTATCTGAATTGTAGTAAAAAATACCCCCGGCTGCTCCTGCACGGAGAGAACGGAGGAGGCGGCAGATTCCCCTCCTTCTTCCAGAATCCGCAGTTTCACCCGTCGGGATGCCGCAAGAGAAATTTCCGACATGGAAAAAAAGGAGCTGGCCAACATCAGAACAACGATGATCAAAATCCCGGTAAACATAAAATATACCTCCCGCGAAGCACGTTCGGCGCGTCTTCGCCTGTCGTTTCAGTTTATCATAAAAAACGGCGGCTATGGACCCTGCGCAATTCCTGCGATATTATCGTACCGATCTTTTTCACCGATTTGATTTTGTGACAAAGGTCGGAACGAAGTTAAAATAAAATATCGAGAAAACATAATTTTTTACTGACGGGGTGACATTTTGTCGGAGCAGAGAGAAAAGCAGGACAGACGACGCATGAGTACCGTGGAGGTCAAAAAACTTCCCAAAGACTCCACGTTTTACGTTTTGGGAGTGATTTCCCGCATCGTACAGCGCAGAGATAAAAATGACCGCCCCTTCTGGGACCTGACCCTCATGGACGAATACGGGCAGATCGAGGGAAAGGCCTGGGGCAACGCCGACTGGTGGGACATCCGGGGAGACGTCAAATACAAAACAGACCCTCTGGAAGACGAGAACTTTAAAAATCTGGAAGGACAAACCGCGGGGCTGCAGGGGAAAGTCGTGGAGTTTCGCGACCAGAACCAGTTCAACTTCAACGCCGTGTACTACGTGGATCAGGAGAAATACCCTCCTTACAGTTTCGTCAGGCGCTCTCCCATGCCTCCGGAAAAGATGGAAAAGGAGTTTCGGGACCTGATCGGGACCTGCGGACAGCCCATGAGGGGCTTTTTGGAGGATCTGTTCTTCAATCGGGGCATATGGCGGGAGTACAGCACCTGCCCGGCGGCGGTGAACATGCACCACGCCTACGTGGGGGGCCTTCTGGAACACTCTCTGACGACCACCCGTTCGGCGGTGGGTATCGCGCAGAGCTACCGGGACGCGGGGTTCGCCGTGAACATGGACGTGGTGATCGGCGGCGGACTTCTCCACGACCTGGGCAAGCTGGAGACCTATCGTCTTTCCCCCGCCCCCGAGGTAACCCTGGCGGGAAACGTCGTGGACCACATCGTGATGGGCTACCACCGTTTCATGAACCTGGCGGCGGACTGCGGTCTGGATGAGATGACGGCCCTGGCGGTGGGGCATATTCTGGTGAGCCACCACGGCAGTAAGGAGTTCGGCTCTCCCGTTCTGCCCGCCACCCCGGAGGCGCTTATCGTCTCCGCCGCCGACGAGCTGGACTTCCGGCTCTACTGCTGGAGAGAGCAGACGGGCCAGCTGGAGGGCGCGAAGGAGGTCACCGAATACATCCTTCCGGTGCAGAGGCGTTTCTGGAAATCGCCCCGGGGCGGCGAGCCCGAAGCGGAATCCTCCACCTCCGCATGAGCTGCAAAATTATCCTCACCAGGGACCACGACGGCCGCAGGCTGGACCGTACCATCCGCTCGATCTGGCCCTTTCTGCCTCTGTCCGCCGTCATGGGGGGCCTGCGAAGGGGCGAGGTGCGGCTGGACGCCCTGA
Proteins encoded in this region:
- a CDS encoding HD domain-containing protein, which encodes MSTVEVKKLPKDSTFYVLGVISRIVQRRDKNDRPFWDLTLMDEYGQIEGKAWGNADWWDIRGDVKYKTDPLEDENFKNLEGQTAGLQGKVVEFRDQNQFNFNAVYYVDQEKYPPYSFVRRSPMPPEKMEKEFRDLIGTCGQPMRGFLEDLFFNRGIWREYSTCPAAVNMHHAYVGGLLEHSLTTTRSAVGIAQSYRDAGFAVNMDVVIGGGLLHDLGKLETYRLSPAPEVTLAGNVVDHIVMGYHRFMNLAADCGLDEMTALAVGHILVSHHGSKEFGSPVLPATPEALIVSAADELDFRLYCWREQTGQLEGAKEVTEYILPVQRRFWKSPRGGEPEAESSTSA